In Microcoleus sp. FACHB-672, the genomic stretch ATTTGCCTTTAGTCGAGTGTTATGCCGGCCAACTCAATCAGGTATTTATGAATTTACTCACGAATGCAATAGATGCCTTGGAAGAACGGGACAGCCGAAGCACTTCTTTGCAGCAAAGTCGGCAAATTCGGATTCATACTTCTCTTGATAATAAAAACAAACTCATCATTTCCATTGCTGACAACGGTTGTGGAATTAGTGAGTCCGCACGACAAAAACTTTTTGACCCCTTCTTCACAACAAAACCCATTGGCAAAGGCACAGGTTTGGGCTTAGCAATAAGTTATCAAATTGTGGTTGACAAGCATCAAGGCTCGTTACAATGTATTTCAGAAATTGGTCGAGGCACAGAGTTTATAATAGAAATTCCGACTGATCAGCACCGCCTTGAGAGGAAGTTATGATTCCGATTTCTGATAATCTTCCGAACCGCCGATTTCCACTTGTTACTTACTGGCTGATTGGTTTCACGATTGCTTTATTTTTTTGGGAACTGAAACTAGAAGCCGCAGGAACTTTGAGCGAGTTTCTGCCCAGTTGGGGAATCGTGCCGGCACAGCTGCACACCGTAGCAAAAGCAGCGATAGCAGAGAGAAACCCCGCTGCCTGGTTCATCTTGCTATTTATGTCTTCCCGTTCCCTAATCTGTGGAATTTTTCTCCACGGTAGCTTTAGTCAAATATTAGGAAATTTACTGTTTTTGTGGGTATTTGGTAAAAGAGTAGAAGAGACTTTAGGACATGGGCGGTTTCTGGGATTTTATCTAATGTGTGGAGTTTTAACCGGCATTGTGCAAATTTTGATAGAGCCGGCCCTCTCCGGGCCTTTAGTAGGGGCAAATGGAGCGATTGCCGGAGTTTTAGGTGCTTACCTTCTGAAGTTTCCCAAGGCAAAAATTGACAGTATTTTGCCGCTAGCTGTTGTATTTATTCCAATGGAAATTCCTGCTCTTTTATACCCAATCTGGTGGTTCCTTCAACAGCTATTTTATAGCATTGGCTCATTGGTCGTTGCTGGGGGTGTGAACGCGCAAGGAATCGGTTACTGGGCGCATGGAATCGGTTTAATCATCGGTGTTGGCTTGTTACAAATTATGAAGCCACGTCTATCACAAATAGCCAGTGATTAATTCATTGAATCGCTAATAAATCTGAATATAATTATTCGACCAGTAAGCTAAGTTTATCGATACTGGTTATGTTGACAAAAGGTTTTTTAACAAACCTAATCTTAGTTCCTGTTAAACCTCGTGTTTAAGCTTGACTGCTACCTCATTCAGCTGTCGCAAACCCACTTTCGTTTGATTAATTCCATCAACTGTTTGTTGAGTCGAAAAATTGAGGTTATTCATTGCCTCTACCACTTGTTGAACACTTAAAGAGATTTGTTGAGCGGTCATTGCAATGTTGTTAATGGCAGAAACAATATTTTCAACACTTTTAGTTCCATGTTCAGTCAGCACCACAGCAAAGTTGGTAGCGTGGCGAATTGGCGAGACTAAAGTATTAATTTTTTCAGCAGAGCGTTTGCTTTGATCTGCGAGTTTGCTAATCTCACTTGCCACCAAC encodes the following:
- a CDS encoding rhomboid family intramembrane serine protease; the encoded protein is MIPISDNLPNRRFPLVTYWLIGFTIALFFWELKLEAAGTLSEFLPSWGIVPAQLHTVAKAAIAERNPAAWFILLFMSSRSLICGIFLHGSFSQILGNLLFLWVFGKRVEETLGHGRFLGFYLMCGVLTGIVQILIEPALSGPLVGANGAIAGVLGAYLLKFPKAKIDSILPLAVVFIPMEIPALLYPIWWFLQQLFYSIGSLVVAGGVNAQGIGYWAHGIGLIIGVGLLQIMKPRLSQIASD
- a CDS encoding methyl-accepting chemotaxis protein; its protein translation is MFMKLKLKNRKGFGLVASEISKLADQSKRSAEKINTLVSPIRHATNFAVVLTEHGTKSVENIVSAINNIAMTAQQISLSVQQVVEAMNNLNFSTQQTVDGINQTKVGLRQLNEVAVKLKHEV